The Jannaschia sp. GRR-S6-38 genomic interval GACCTGCGTCCAGGGCCCCGCGGCGAGCGCGTTGACCGGCTTCGTCACCGCGGCGATGATCCGCTTCAGATCGGCCATCTCGCCCGGCATCGGGCAGTAGAGCAGATCCGCGCCCGCCGCCTCGAAGGCCTGCAACCGGCGGATCGCCTCGTCCACGTCATAGACGCCGTGCATGACGCCGTCGGCCCGGGCGCAAAAGACGAAATCGTGCCGCGCCTGGCGGGCGGCCTGCGCGGCGGTCTCGACCCGCGCCGCGGCGGCGGCGAAGCTGTAGGCCGTGCCGTCGGGGCCGACATCCTCGATCGAGCATCCGGCCAGACCCGCCAGCGCGGCCTGCTGGACGGTCTTCGCGCAATCCATCGGATCGGGGCCGTAGCCATCCTCCAGATCGGCCGAGACCGGGACGCCCACATGTTTCGCGAGGTCCGCCGCATGTGCGATGGCCTCGTCCCGACCGACGCGGCCGCCATCGGGCAGCCCGCGGGTGAAGGCATAGCCGGCGGATGTGGTGCCGATCGCTTTCGCGCCCAGCGCGACCAGCATCCGGGCGGAGCCCACATCCCAGGCATTGGCCAAGACCAGCGGGTCGCCGGGCCGGTGCATCTCGCGAAATGTCGTCATGCCATGATCTCCTCGGCAAAGCTCAGCATGCTGTCGAACGCGTTGAGCAGCGCGTCGTCGGGCAGGGTCAGCGCGACCCGGACATGGCCCGCGGCGGCCTGGCCGAAGCTCTCGCCCGGCATCACCGCGATCCGGCGTTCGTCCAGAAGGCGCTCGGCGAAGGCGGTGGCGGAGAGCCCCGTCGCGCGGATATCCAGCATCAGGTACATCGCGCCGGCCGAGGGATGCGCGCGGATGCGCGCGGCCTGGCCCAGAAGCTCCAGACAGGCGGCGCGGCGGCGGCGGAAGGGCGCGGCGATGCGCGCCTCGAACTCCGGCCCGAGGCGCAGCGCGTGCAGCGCCGCGTCCTGCACGAAGCCCGCGACGCCGTAGGTCGTGTGGGTGGCCAGCACCACGAGATCGGCGATCATCGCGGGCGGCCCGACCAGCCAGCCGATCCGGCTGCCAGTCATGGCATGCGATTTCGACATCGAGCCGACGACCAGCGTCCGATCCGCCATGCCGGGCAGGGCGCGGGCCGACAGGTGCCCGCCGGACCAGAGCTGGGTGTCGTAGACCTCGTCCGAGATCAGCCAGAGATCGTGGCGCTGCGCGACCTCGGCGATGCCGTCCATCGTCTCGGCCCCGTAGACCGCGCCGGTGGGGTTGTTGGGCGAATTCACCATCAGCGCGGCGGACCGGTCGCCGATCGCGGCCGACAGCGCCTCGGCCCGGGGCTGGAAGCCGTCCTCGGGGCGGGTGGGCACCGGGACCGGCACGCCGCCCGCGGCGCGGACGGTGCCCGGATAGGTCGCGTAATAGGGATCGGGCAGCGCCACTTCGGCGCCGGGATCCATCACCCCCATCAGCGCCGAGAACAGGGCCGCCTGGCCGCCCGGCGTCACCAGGACGTTCTCGCGCGTGGTGCGCATGCCCGTCCGCTCGGTCACCCGCGCGGCGATCGCGTCGCGCAGATCGCCCGTGCCCGCCAGCGCGGCATAGCCGGTATGCCCGCCGCGCGCCGAGGCCTGCATCGCGTCGAGGATCGCGGGATCGGTGCGGATATCGTGCTCGCCGATGGTCAGGTCGGTGATCGCCACGCCTTGCGCCTTCAGCGCCCGCGCCCGGTGATAGACGCCCCAGCCGTCGCCCATGCCCGCGGTCAGCCCGCGGACCCTGTCGGAAATCTTCGCCATCCCGGGCACGGGACACAAGCCGCGCGGGCTTGTCAAACGGTTGCGGGGCGCCGCGACCGCATGCTATCGGGAGGCCATGTATCGCGGCATCTGCATCATCTGCATCTGACGCGTCCGCCCATTGGATCGGCGGGCGACGGCTGCCCGCGACCGCGCTCCGTCCCCGCCCCCAGACGACAGGAGAGGCCGGGATGACCCGCCCCACCATCCGCCTGCGCAACAGCGCGACCCGACGGATCGAGCCCTTCGCGCCGATCGATCCCGACAATGTCCGGCTCTATCTCTGCGGCCCGACAGTCTATGACCGCGCGCATCTGGGCAATGCGCGCAACGTGATCCTGTTCGACGTGCTGGCGCGGCTCCTGCGCCACGATTACGGGGCCGATCACGTCACCTATGCGCGCAACGTCACCGACGTGGACGACAAGATCAACGCGCGCGCGGCCGAGACAGGGCGGTCGATCCGCGAGGTGACCGAGGAGACGCTGGGCTGGTTCCACGACGACATGGCCGCGCTCGGCAACGCCGCGCCCGATTTGGAGCCGCGGGCGACGGAATACATCCCGCAGATGATCGCCATGATCGAGGAGCTGAT includes:
- a CDS encoding pyridoxal phosphate-dependent aminotransferase, producing the protein MAKISDRVRGLTAGMGDGWGVYHRARALKAQGVAITDLTIGEHDIRTDPAILDAMQASARGGHTGYAALAGTGDLRDAIAARVTERTGMRTTRENVLVTPGGQAALFSALMGVMDPGAEVALPDPYYATYPGTVRAAGGVPVPVPTRPEDGFQPRAEALSAAIGDRSAALMVNSPNNPTGAVYGAETMDGIAEVAQRHDLWLISDEVYDTQLWSGGHLSARALPGMADRTLVVGSMSKSHAMTGSRIGWLVGPPAMIADLVVLATHTTYGVAGFVQDAALHALRLGPEFEARIAAPFRRRRAACLELLGQAARIRAHPSAGAMYLMLDIRATGLSATAFAERLLDERRIAVMPGESFGQAAAGHVRVALTLPDDALLNAFDSMLSFAEEIMA
- a CDS encoding isocitrate lyase/PEP mutase family protein, translating into MTTFREMHRPGDPLVLANAWDVGSARMLVALGAKAIGTTSAGYAFTRGLPDGGRVGRDEAIAHAADLAKHVGVPVSADLEDGYGPDPMDCAKTVQQAALAGLAGCSIEDVGPDGTAYSFAAAAARVETAAQAARQARHDFVFCARADGVMHGVYDVDEAIRRLQAFEAAGADLLYCPMPGEMADLKRIIAAVTKPVNALAAGPWTQVSGKDFAEAGVARISLGSALARATHQTIRDAAQPLFLAGDFSRLGGIGSGEVDDYLAKGAEGAELP